The following DNA comes from Phytohabitans rumicis.
GCGCGTCCGCGAAGTGGTCCGCGCCGAGCAGATGCCGGCGTACGGCCCGCGGGTGGCGCACCTCGACGGACGCGATCCGGCGGCCGGCCACCCACTTGGCCAGCCCTTGCCGGACCGTCTCCACCTCGGGCAGCTCAGGCATCGTCCGCCCCGGTCTCCACCACGGACGGCTCGCCGAACTTCGCGGACAGCGTCCGGTACGCCGCCTCCGCCGCCCGCTGCTCCGCCTCCTTCTTGCTGCGGCCCTCCGCGCCGCCGTACCGGTCGCCGGCCACCACCACCCAGGCAGTGAACGTCTTGGCGTGGTCGGGACCGGCCTCGTCGATGCGGTACTCGGGCACCCCGAGCCCGAGCGACGCGGTCAGCTCCTGCAGGCTCGTCTTCCAGTCCAGCCCGGCGCCCCGGCCGGCCGACTCGATCATCAGGGGATCGAACAGCCGGTGGATCACCTCGGCGGCGATGTCCAGGCCGTACTGGAGGTAGATCGCCCCCAGCAGCGCCTCCAGCGTGTCCGCGAGGATGCTCGCCTTGTCCCGCCCGCCGGTGGTCTCCTCGCCCTTGCCGAGCAGCAGGTACGGCCCGAGCCCGTGCGGGCCCAGCCCGCGCGCCACGTCGGCCAGCGCCCGCATGTTGACCACGCTGGCGCGCAGCTTGGCGAGCTGCCCCTCGGGCAGGTCGGGGTGGTTGTGGAAGAGCGCCGTCGTGATCACCACGCCGAGCACCGAGTCGCCGAGGAACTCCAACCGCTCGTTGGTGGGCAGCCCGCCGTTCTCGTACGCGAAGGACCGGTGCGTCAGCGCCCGCTCCAGCAGCTCGGCGTCGACGGCGACGCCGAAGGCCCCCTCCAGATGCACGGCCGGCGGCCGCTTGCGCTTATCCATGACTCACCCCTAACAAAGTGGCGATCTCGGTAGCCGCGGCGCGGCGGTGAAGCTGGGCGGCGAGGGCGATGCCGGAGGCGACGTCCGCGCCGGTGGCGGCGCCGTGGCACACGACCACGACACCGCCGACACCGATCAGGGCCGCGGCGCGCGGCGGCGCCCCGGCCGGGTCACCGATCATCTGGTACGCGCCTTCGATGCCCTTGAGCAGCACGTTTCCGGTGAACCCATCGGTGACTATCACATCTGCCCGCTCGCCGGAGGAGGCTTCGTAGCCCTCGACGAGGCCGGCGTACCGGGCCTCGCAGGGCAGCTCCTGCGCCGCGATGTACGGGTCGGCGGCGCGGCGGGCCCGGTCTCCCTTGCCCGGCTCGGTGCCGATCGACAGCAGCCCGACCCGGGGAGACTTCACGTGGTGGACGGTGGCGGCGTACGCGGCTCCGATGGCGGCGTGGCGTGCCAGGGTGCCCGGCCGGGCCTCGACGGAGGCGCCCACGTCGAGCAGGACGACCGGCCCGGCGACGGCCGGCAGGGTGGCGACGAGCGCCGGACGGCGTACCCCCGGCCAGCGGCCAAGCCCGAGCACGGCGGCGGTGACCGTGGCGCCGCTGGCCCCGGCCGAGACGAGCGCGTCGGCGCTCCCCTCCGCGACGGCCGCGACGA
Coding sequences within:
- the rnc gene encoding ribonuclease III — translated: MDKRKRPPAVHLEGAFGVAVDAELLERALTHRSFAYENGGLPTNERLEFLGDSVLGVVITTALFHNHPDLPEGQLAKLRASVVNMRALADVARGLGPHGLGPYLLLGKGEETTGGRDKASILADTLEALLGAIYLQYGLDIAAEVIHRLFDPLMIESAGRGAGLDWKTSLQELTASLGLGVPEYRIDEAGPDHAKTFTAWVVVAGDRYGGAEGRSKKEAEQRAAEAAYRTLSAKFGEPSVVETGADDA
- a CDS encoding phosphate acyltransferase PlsX; protein product: MTRPTSGRAAPASEPEIARIAVDLLGGDGAPAVVVDGALRACEADPDLHLLLVGPPEVVDDELAAHARVTIRPVRSAVGMADAAAKAKRADTTVRAVVAAVAEGSADALVSAGASGATVTAAVLGLGRWPGVRRPALVATLPAVAGPVVLLDVGASVEARPGTLARHAAIGAAYAATVHHVKSPRVGLLSIGTEPGKGDRARRAADPYIAAQELPCEARYAGLVEGYEASSGERADVIVTDGFTGNVLLKGIEGAYQMIGDPAGAPPRAAALIGVGGVVVVCHGAATGADVASGIALAAQLHRRAAATEIATLLGVSHG